In one Nicotiana tomentosiformis chromosome 6, ASM39032v3, whole genome shotgun sequence genomic region, the following are encoded:
- the LOC138894457 gene encoding uncharacterized protein, protein MPNNDDSTSALPTIPSPASRSVFHEDEDDYTHPCNPFYVHPSDVLGSSLVSVPFDGTGYGSWRRTILVALSRLRCNDLVVSWLTNSLSKDIARSVEYSELAKDIWSELEERYGQGYLSFAHTSQGSLDIASYFSKIKQLWDEIDGLSISRVRSCSNCGFKSDYQKDDDVQKRQVSTSPQFLPTSASFNAGVSKQGFPSRVNFDAQRPLTCKYCKKPGHTIDKCYKLYGYPSNFKFTKGLGSKKTATHVEVNSHSPLTNVVPDYVKSSESRNASMVPGLTQDQFSQLMMLLQQSHVSADSSSTPTLMAFANFAGKLLSESILLKSCMLSQVDSFVWIRDFGASDYMISHKDLLFNLKTLPIPCLVSLPNGYKVNVHLVRSLTLFPNFTIHHVLYVPSFQHNLISVHKLLE, encoded by the exons ATGCCGAATAATGATGATTCCACATCTGCATTACCAACTATTCCTTCTCCTGCTTCTCGTTCTGTCTTTCATGAGGATGAAGATGATTATACGCATCCATGTAATCCTTTTTATGTGCATCCGTCTGATGTTTTAGGATCTTCTTTAGTTTCTGTACCTTTTGATGGTACTGGGTATGGGAGTTGGAGACGAACCATCCTTGTGGCCTTATCT CGGCTGAGGTGTAATGATTTGGTTGTCTCTTGGTTAACCAACTCCCTGTCCAAAGACATTGCTCGTAGTGTTGAGTACTCTGAACTTGCAAAAGATATTTGGAGTGAGTTGGAGGAAAGATATGGTCAAGGGTATTTGAGCTTTGCTCACACCTCACAAGGATCACTTGATATTGCTTCATATTTCAGCAAAATCAAGCAATTGTGGGATGAAATTGATGGCTTGTCAATTAGTAGAGTCAGGTCTTGTAGCAATTGTGGTTTCAAATCTGATTATCAAAAAGATGATGATGTTCAAAAG AGGCAGGTTTCTACCTCTCCTCAGTTTCTCCCTACATCTGCATCTTTCAATGCTGGGGTGTCTAAGCAGGGTTTTCCTTCCAGAGTCAATTTTGATGCTCAAAGACCTCTTACATGTAAATATTGTAAGAAACCAGGTCACACTATTGACAAGTGCTACAAGCTATATGGGTATCCTTCAAATTTTAAGTTCACAAAAGGGCTTGGCAGTAAGAAAACTGCAACTCACGTTGAAGTGAACTCTCATTCTCCTCTTACTAATGTGGTTCCTGATTATGTCAAGTCATCTGAGTCTAGAAATGCTTCAATGGTTCCTGGTTTGACACAAGATCAATTCTCCCAACTGATGATGTTACTGCAACAATCTCATGTATCTGCTGATTCCTCCTCTACTCCCACTCTAATGGCTTTTGCTAACTTTGCTGGCAAGCTGTTATCAGAAAGTATTCTGCTCAAGTCATGCATGCTTTCACAAGTAGATAGTTTTGTTTGGATAAGAGACTTCGGAGCTTCTGACTACATGATTTCTCATAAGGACTTACTGTTTAATCTGAAGACACTACCTATACCTTGTCTAGTTTCTCTACCAAATGGTTATAAAGTCAACGTTCATTTAGTAAGATCTTTGACTTTGTTTCCAAATTTCACAATTCATCATGTTCTTTATGTTCCTTCTTTTCAACACAATCTTATTTCAGTTCATAAGCTGTTAGAATAA